One window of the Chryseotalea sp. WA131a genome contains the following:
- a CDS encoding MFS transporter: MTIPKPQLTFSQIINMNVGFFGIQYSFGLQQSAVNPIYDFLGASPDEIPLLNLAGPVTGLLIQPIIGALSDKTWDPRFGRRKPYFFIGAILCSICLFFFPFSNALWMAAGLLWILDVGNNTAMEPYRAFIADKLNDDQRPTGFQTQSFFTGLGQTLANVSLFIFPLLIIGRTGAIPNWVFASFFLGAVCSIGTIWWSMHTTPEIPPSKEEIDEINKKNEGQPHLIVQFFISIVTSVLAYTMMLVLFLPSLFYKSLFRKVLNAIKNNSTTKILFAQNIEIVEAILEMPKVMWQLALVYLFQWYALFCYWQNASKSIGLSVWKATPSTNPELYEQAVSWTGLVNGWYNVVTFLSAFALVYFVKKSSAKKVHFACLLLAATGFLLFPFIENKYLLFPAITGFGIGWASMMGIPYLLVVGNIPKERYGVYMGIINMMIVVPMILQTVTFGFVLKNFLGNDSGNAVVFAGILLALAALATLLIKSESTGEEVQLSSSSH, encoded by the coding sequence TGACTATTCCCAAACCCCAACTCACTTTCTCGCAGATCATTAATATGAATGTGGGGTTCTTCGGAATCCAATATAGTTTTGGTTTGCAGCAAAGTGCTGTGAATCCCATTTATGATTTTTTGGGTGCCAGCCCAGATGAAATTCCACTTTTGAATTTAGCGGGCCCCGTAACAGGACTTTTAATACAACCTATTATTGGAGCCCTGAGTGATAAAACCTGGGACCCACGCTTTGGCAGAAGGAAACCATACTTTTTTATCGGAGCGATTTTATGTAGCATTTGTCTGTTCTTTTTTCCTTTCAGTAATGCCCTCTGGATGGCAGCCGGATTGCTTTGGATTTTGGATGTTGGAAACAATACAGCCATGGAACCTTATCGTGCATTTATTGCCGATAAATTAAATGACGATCAGCGACCGACTGGCTTTCAAACGCAAAGCTTTTTCACTGGTCTAGGCCAAACCCTTGCTAATGTTTCCCTTTTCATTTTTCCCCTTTTAATTATTGGTAGAACTGGCGCCATCCCCAATTGGGTATTTGCCTCTTTCTTTTTAGGTGCGGTTTGTTCTATTGGCACTATTTGGTGGAGCATGCACACCACTCCAGAAATTCCACCCAGTAAAGAAGAAATAGACGAGATTAACAAAAAAAATGAAGGTCAGCCACATTTGATTGTTCAGTTTTTCATTTCAATCGTCACTTCTGTTCTTGCTTATACGATGATGCTTGTTTTATTCTTGCCATCTCTGTTTTATAAATCTCTATTCAGGAAAGTCTTGAATGCGATAAAAAACAATTCAACCACCAAAATACTTTTTGCTCAAAATATTGAGATTGTTGAGGCAATCTTGGAGATGCCAAAAGTGATGTGGCAGCTGGCGTTGGTCTATTTGTTTCAATGGTATGCGCTATTTTGTTATTGGCAAAACGCGTCCAAGAGTATTGGCCTTTCTGTTTGGAAAGCTACACCATCTACGAATCCTGAACTATATGAACAAGCTGTAAGTTGGACGGGTCTGGTCAATGGTTGGTATAACGTGGTTACTTTTCTTTCCGCTTTTGCATTGGTATACTTTGTTAAGAAGTCATCTGCGAAAAAGGTTCATTTTGCATGTCTACTTTTGGCAGCAACAGGATTTTTACTTTTCCCATTTATCGAAAATAAGTACCTATTGTTTCCCGCCATCACGGGTTTTGGTATTGGCTGGGCGAGTATGATGGGTATTCCTTATTTGTTGGTGGTCGGCAATATACCGAAAGAGCGTTATGGTGTTTACATGGGAATCATCAACATGATGATTGTGGTGCCGATGATTTTGCAGACGGTTACCTTTGGCTTTGTGTTAAAGAATTTTTTAGGGAATGATAGCGGAAATGCAGTAGTATTTGCTGGTATCTTACTAGCACTTGCTGCTCTGGCTACACTATTGATCAAATCAGAATCAACAGGTGAGGAAGTTCAGTTATCATCTTCTAGCCATTAA
- a CDS encoding aquaporin family protein translates to MSPYLAEFFGTLLLILLGGGVNAAVSLKKSKSENGGWLMIAIGWGLAVMLAIYAVGGISGAHLNPAVTIALTINGSFASDMVLGYIVAQFAGAIAGATLVWLHYLPHWKETIDPSAKLGVFCNAPAIRNTFTNLVSEIIATTVLVLALLFIGANEFSKGLNPMVVGLLIISIGLSLGGTTGFAINPARDLGPRIAHFILPIHGKGKSDWEYAWIPVVGPIIGGMLGAFIYGQLF, encoded by the coding sequence ATGAGTCCATATTTAGCTGAATTCTTTGGAACACTTTTGCTTATTCTTCTTGGCGGAGGAGTAAATGCAGCTGTTTCATTAAAGAAGTCGAAATCTGAAAATGGCGGATGGCTGATGATTGCCATCGGATGGGGACTAGCTGTTATGCTCGCCATCTATGCAGTGGGAGGGATCAGTGGTGCACACCTCAATCCAGCCGTCACAATCGCGCTAACAATCAACGGAAGTTTTGCTTCAGATATGGTGCTTGGTTACATCGTGGCACAGTTTGCAGGAGCTATTGCTGGCGCCACCCTTGTATGGCTTCATTATTTGCCACATTGGAAAGAGACAATTGATCCATCGGCAAAGTTGGGCGTGTTTTGCAATGCCCCTGCTATTCGTAATACGTTTACCAATTTGGTGAGCGAAATAATTGCCACCACGGTGTTGGTTTTGGCTCTGTTGTTTATAGGAGCCAACGAATTTTCCAAAGGTCTTAACCCAATGGTAGTCGGCCTTTTAATCATTTCCATTGGCTTGAGTTTGGGAGGAACAACCGGCTTTGCCATTAATCCAGCTCGTGATTTAGGGCCACGAATTGCCCATTTTATTTTGCCCATACATGGCAAAGGAAAATCAGATTGGGAATATGCCTGGATACCCGTGGTGGGACCGATCATTGGTGGAATGCTAGGCGCATTTATCTACGGCCAACTATTTTGA
- the glpK gene encoding glycerol kinase GlpK produces the protein MPKFIIALDQGTTSSRAVLFDEKGSIVGIAQQEFTQIFPQSGWVEHDANEIWDTQLSVLQKVISDNGVDAKSIVAIGITNQRETTVIWDRQTGEPIYNAIVWQDKRTASICEELKSCGLTDYVRQNTGLVIDSYFSGTKIKWMLDNVPGARAKAEKGQLAFGTIDSWLIWKLTNGKSHVTDYSNASRTMVFNIRELIWDEKLLKELSIPPSLLPEVNPSAADFGKWSLNGIEIPIAGVAGDQQAALFGQACFEPGMAKNTYGTGCFMLMNTGSKIQQSKNGLITTIAWGLDGKVEYALEGSVFIAGAAVQWLRDSMHLIDQSKDSEYFATKALGSNEVFVVPAFAGLGAPYWDMYARGAIFGLTRDTGKDHIIKATLESLAYQTKDILNAMQEDSGIRLASLKVDGGACANNILMQFQADILGAEVERPEVIESTALGAAYLAGIQAGLWKKGDIARNRKIQRRFVPLMDESTRRELYKNWQKAVQRTLGWAK, from the coding sequence ATGCCCAAGTTCATCATCGCCCTCGACCAAGGTACTACCAGCTCACGAGCCGTTTTGTTTGATGAGAAAGGTTCCATAGTTGGTATCGCCCAACAAGAGTTCACCCAAATTTTTCCGCAATCTGGGTGGGTTGAGCATGATGCAAATGAAATTTGGGATACGCAACTAAGTGTTTTACAAAAAGTAATTTCGGATAATGGAGTAGATGCAAAATCTATTGTAGCAATCGGTATCACCAATCAACGTGAGACAACAGTTATTTGGGATCGACAAACAGGAGAGCCTATTTATAATGCCATCGTGTGGCAAGACAAACGCACCGCATCTATCTGCGAGGAATTAAAATCGTGCGGGCTCACAGACTACGTTCGCCAAAATACCGGACTTGTTATTGATTCTTATTTTTCTGGTACTAAAATCAAATGGATGCTAGATAATGTACCAGGTGCAAGAGCCAAAGCTGAGAAGGGTCAACTTGCATTTGGTACAATCGATAGCTGGTTGATTTGGAAGCTGACGAATGGCAAAAGCCATGTAACGGATTATTCGAATGCATCACGCACAATGGTATTCAATATTCGAGAGTTGATATGGGATGAAAAACTTTTGAAAGAGTTAAGCATACCTCCATCACTCTTGCCTGAAGTGAACCCTTCCGCTGCGGATTTTGGAAAATGGAGTTTAAACGGAATTGAAATCCCGATCGCAGGCGTGGCGGGCGATCAACAAGCTGCCTTGTTTGGTCAAGCTTGTTTTGAACCGGGCATGGCCAAGAATACATATGGCACCGGCTGTTTTATGCTGATGAATACTGGATCAAAAATCCAACAATCAAAAAATGGATTGATTACCACTATCGCCTGGGGGTTAGACGGAAAAGTGGAGTATGCATTGGAAGGAAGTGTGTTCATCGCAGGTGCAGCCGTGCAGTGGCTTCGCGATAGCATGCATTTGATCGATCAATCAAAAGATTCAGAATATTTTGCCACGAAGGCTTTGGGATCCAATGAAGTTTTTGTGGTTCCCGCTTTCGCGGGATTGGGTGCGCCTTATTGGGACATGTATGCGCGCGGAGCAATCTTCGGCTTGACGCGCGACACAGGAAAAGACCACATCATTAAAGCAACGTTAGAATCATTGGCTTATCAAACCAAAGATATACTGAATGCCATGCAAGAAGATTCCGGCATTCGGTTGGCGAGTTTAAAAGTAGACGGTGGTGCTTGCGCCAACAATATACTCATGCAGTTTCAGGCTGATATTTTGGGTGCAGAAGTAGAGCGTCCTGAGGTTATTGAATCGACTGCGTTGGGTGCAGCCTACTTAGCAGGAATTCAAGCTGGGCTTTGGAAGAAAGGGGATATTGCTCGGAACAGAAAAATTCAAAGACGTTTTGTGCCGCTGATGGATGAATCTACTCGAAGGGAACTTTACAAGAATTGGCAGAAAGCAGTGCAGCGAACCTTGGGTTGGGCGAAGTAG
- a CDS encoding transposase has translation MKRLFIKDDKNMHIAIQQEIHRSDDSKYDHRLHGLLLVLNGYDCYTVGELFGQSPTTIQRWVKSFNSKGFSGLAEGGKSGRPGSLSEKQWQQLGDDLRKSPVDFSYGQNFWDGKLMSAHLKKKYKVELGVRQCQRIFNSMGFRLRKPRPLIANGDPKAKKAFKKTPFDGNKQK, from the coding sequence ATGAAACGGTTATTTATTAAAGACGACAAGAACATGCACATAGCCATCCAACAGGAGATACACAGATCGGATGATTCCAAGTACGATCATAGGCTACACGGTTTATTGTTGGTTCTTAACGGCTATGATTGTTATACCGTGGGAGAATTGTTTGGTCAATCCCCTACTACTATTCAGAGATGGGTAAAAAGTTTTAACAGCAAAGGGTTTTCTGGTTTGGCAGAAGGAGGAAAGTCAGGTCGGCCTGGTAGTCTAAGCGAGAAGCAATGGCAACAATTAGGTGATGACTTACGCAAAAGCCCTGTCGATTTTTCTTATGGACAGAATTTTTGGGATGGTAAGTTGATGTCCGCCCACCTTAAAAAAAAGTATAAGGTTGAACTGGGCGTCCGTCAATGCCAACGGATATTTAATTCGATGGGATTTCGACTACGAAAGCCGCGCCCACTAATTGCAAATGGAGACCCAAAAGCCAAAAAGGCTTTTAAAAAAACTCCTTTTGATGGCAATAAACAAAAATAA
- a CDS encoding IS630 family transposase, with translation MAINKNNDLRFEDECHFQQHGSRCKMWFPPEDKDPVLLHAPTRKTISLFGVVSASTGQMTTMLTKVFNAMTFLAFLKKVLKTRKRGKKLIVVLDNARYHHAILLKSWLSENQDKIGLMFLPPYSPDLNNIERVWKITRRKCTHNKYFSTLGEVELIIKKQMKEWGKPNETIHKLCCII, from the coding sequence ATGGCAATAAACAAAAATAACGATTTGCGTTTTGAGGATGAATGTCATTTTCAGCAGCATGGTTCAAGGTGCAAAATGTGGTTTCCGCCCGAAGATAAAGACCCCGTTTTGCTTCATGCCCCCACACGGAAAACCATATCACTTTTCGGGGTGGTAAGTGCAAGTACTGGACAGATGACAACAATGCTAACCAAAGTGTTCAACGCAATGACCTTTTTGGCGTTCTTAAAAAAAGTCCTCAAGACAAGAAAACGCGGGAAGAAATTGATCGTGGTTCTGGACAACGCAAGATATCACCATGCTATTTTGTTGAAGTCGTGGCTATCGGAAAACCAGGATAAAATCGGCCTAATGTTTTTGCCACCATACAGTCCCGATCTAAACAATATTGAGCGGGTTTGGAAGATAACACGCAGGAAATGTACCCACAATAAATATTTCTCCACACTGGGCGAAGTAGAGTTAATTATAAAAAAACAAATGAAAGAGTGGGGAAAGCCAAATGAAACAATACATAAATTATGCTGCATTATTTAA
- the rnhA gene encoding ribonuclease HI, protein MIRIYTDGAAQGNPGPGGYGTILKYGGHEKELSEGFRLTTNNRMELLAVIKGLEAIKKEGLPVTIYSDSKYVVDSIEKGWIWNWEKKKDFAKKANPDLWKQYILLHHKFKPKFVWIKGHAGHVENERCDQLAVAAAEGSHLKVDVEYENGKK, encoded by the coding sequence ATGATCCGTATTTACACCGATGGTGCTGCACAAGGAAACCCAGGCCCGGGTGGGTATGGAACTATATTGAAATACGGTGGCCATGAAAAAGAATTGTCGGAAGGGTTTCGATTGACGACTAACAACCGAATGGAATTATTAGCAGTAATCAAAGGTTTGGAGGCAATCAAAAAAGAAGGACTGCCTGTAACGATTTATTCTGATTCAAAATATGTGGTTGATTCTATCGAAAAAGGATGGATCTGGAACTGGGAAAAGAAAAAAGACTTTGCCAAAAAAGCCAATCCTGATTTATGGAAGCAATACATCCTACTTCACCACAAATTCAAGCCTAAGTTTGTTTGGATAAAAGGCCACGCAGGACATGTAGAGAACGAGCGATGTGACCAGTTGGCGGTGGCGGCTGCTGAAGGAAGCCATCTCAAAGTTGATGTGGAGTATGAAAATGGTAAGAAGTAA
- a CDS encoding DUF3368 domain-containing protein → MPKTVIADTSCFIVLEKINELSLLNKIYREVITTPEIATEFNKPLPDWISIIETKDKLVQRELESKIDVGEASAIALGLEIPNCSIILDDLKARKIAASLKLDFTGTLGVIVKAKQLNLIDSVKPIIRKLREAGLRFSEEIEKDILNQAKE, encoded by the coding sequence ATGCCTAAAACTGTTATTGCTGATACAAGTTGCTTTATCGTTCTAGAAAAGATCAACGAACTTTCCTTGTTGAACAAGATTTATCGCGAAGTTATCACTACGCCAGAAATTGCCACCGAATTTAATAAACCATTACCCGATTGGATTTCAATCATTGAAACCAAAGATAAATTGGTTCAAAGGGAATTGGAATCTAAGATAGATGTTGGAGAGGCATCGGCCATTGCCCTTGGCCTAGAAATACCAAACTGTTCGATTATCTTGGATGATTTGAAAGCTCGTAAAATAGCCGCATCACTAAAATTGGATTTTACTGGAACACTTGGAGTGATTGTAAAAGCAAAGCAACTTAATCTTATAGATTCTGTAAAACCTATTATCCGAAAATTACGGGAAGCTGGATTACGATTTTCTGAAGAAATTGAAAAGGACATACTTAATCAAGCAAAGGAATGA
- a CDS encoding UPF0175 family protein: protein MKRITLELPDSLDLSDFDLKMILACQLYHQAKLSSGQAAGLVGLSKREFLELMGKYGYSIFSDSIEDLRKDIAHA from the coding sequence ATGAAACGAATTACTCTAGAATTGCCAGATTCATTAGATCTTTCAGATTTTGATCTAAAGATGATTTTAGCTTGTCAACTTTATCATCAGGCGAAGCTATCATCAGGACAGGCTGCTGGATTAGTTGGATTAAGCAAAAGAGAATTTTTAGAATTAATGGGCAAATACGGGTATTCGATTTTTAGTGATTCCATTGAAGATCTTCGCAAGGACATTGCTCATGCCTAA
- a CDS encoding MarC family protein, which produces MNTKDIFSVTLILFSVIDILGSIPFIILIRKREGRIYAETATLIAAVLMVLFLYLGQSILKLFGLDVGSFAVAGSIVMFIIAMEMILGITLIKDDPDAKGTGSIVPIAFPLIAGAGTLTTILSLRAVYEEANILVGIVLNLIIVYIVLRSSSWLEQKIGKSGFAVLRRVFGVILLSIAVKIFKSNVLLS; this is translated from the coding sequence ATGAATACAAAAGATATTTTTTCTGTGACGCTGATTTTATTTTCAGTCATCGATATTTTGGGATCGATCCCTTTCATTATTTTGATTCGTAAGCGTGAAGGAAGGATTTATGCTGAAACCGCCACCTTGATTGCCGCAGTGCTGATGGTATTGTTTCTCTATTTAGGTCAATCCATTTTAAAATTATTTGGGTTGGATGTAGGTTCCTTTGCGGTAGCGGGCTCTATTGTGATGTTCATCATTGCCATGGAAATGATTTTGGGAATTACATTAATCAAAGATGACCCCGATGCTAAAGGTACTGGTTCTATCGTGCCCATTGCCTTTCCTTTAATAGCGGGCGCTGGTACCTTGACCACTATTTTATCGCTGCGCGCGGTGTACGAAGAAGCAAACATTCTAGTAGGCATTGTATTGAATCTTATAATTGTGTACATCGTTCTACGATCCAGCTCTTGGCTCGAGCAAAAAATTGGCAAGTCAGGTTTTGCTGTGTTGCGCAGAGTGTTTGGGGTCATTTTACTTTCTATTGCCGTTAAGATATTTAAGAGCAACGTCCTGTTGAGTTAG
- a CDS encoding HIT family protein, producing the protein MPSIFTRIIHCEIPAFVVAEDEKHIAFLDISPLALGHTLVIPKREEDYIFDLSDQELSELMIFSKKIASAMMKSVSCKRIGLSVIGLEVPHAHVHLVPLNSMGDINFSNPKVKLSKEEFVAIAEKIKSNFNS; encoded by the coding sequence ATGCCAAGTATTTTCACCCGCATCATTCACTGCGAAATACCGGCCTTTGTTGTAGCCGAAGATGAAAAACACATTGCTTTTCTAGATATAAGTCCATTAGCACTTGGTCATACGTTGGTTATCCCCAAACGCGAAGAAGACTATATTTTTGATTTATCAGACCAAGAACTTTCTGAATTAATGATTTTTTCAAAAAAAATTGCATCGGCAATGATGAAATCCGTCTCCTGCAAAAGAATCGGTTTGAGTGTGATTGGTTTGGAAGTACCACATGCCCATGTGCATTTGGTTCCTTTAAATTCAATGGGCGATATCAATTTCTCAAATCCAAAAGTTAAACTTTCTAAAGAGGAGTTTGTGGCGATTGCTGAGAAAATCAAATCCAACTTCAATTCGTAG
- the greA gene encoding transcription elongation factor GreA has translation MAKQLSYYTKEGLDKLTKELSDLKTKGRADIAKQIAEARDKGDLSENAEYDAAKDAQGHLEAKIAKLEDIVGNARLIDESKIDTSTVSILSKVTIKNKKNGATVTYMLVAEEEADLKAGKISTQSPIGKGLLGKKKGESAKIKTPAGEMEFEIITIEA, from the coding sequence ATGGCAAAGCAACTATCGTATTATACTAAAGAAGGTCTCGACAAGTTAACGAAAGAGCTAAGCGACCTTAAAACAAAAGGTCGAGCCGATATCGCCAAGCAAATTGCAGAAGCGCGCGACAAGGGTGACCTAAGCGAGAATGCAGAATACGATGCTGCAAAAGATGCACAGGGCCACCTGGAAGCAAAAATTGCTAAGCTGGAAGATATTGTGGGCAACGCACGCCTTATTGATGAAAGTAAGATTGATACATCAACGGTTTCCATTCTTTCCAAAGTAACGATTAAAAACAAAAAGAATGGAGCCACTGTAACATACATGCTGGTGGCAGAAGAAGAGGCTGATTTAAAAGCCGGTAAAATCTCTACCCAATCACCTATCGGAAAAGGATTGTTGGGTAAGAAGAAAGGCGAAAGTGCCAAAATAAAAACACCGGCAGGCGAAATGGAGTTTGAAATCATTACCATCGAAGCGTAG
- a CDS encoding pentapeptide repeat-containing protein has translation MSKSKSFRERIIEKYDEIVEKPIFTSVIVLAIVFIVVVGLSLPYYLHDFKNFWPQILAEAHGMIFDIAVIGILLFWLNQNGEMRQRIRTYKDEIDDFRLWESEEAAFRTVGNIKRLNRHKIHEINLVNCNLTRTNLNYVNLHGSNLNSTNLVNASLIETNLENTRLNQTNLENANLNQANLKGAYASGANFKDAFLIKTQFENAFLIKANFKNAFLMEANLQNSYLMGADFENASLYKADLRGAKGLTVEQLSKAKTLYLAKFDDEVLEQIKTAVPELAGA, from the coding sequence ATGTCGAAGTCAAAAAGTTTTAGGGAAAGGATAATTGAAAAGTACGATGAAATCGTGGAGAAGCCCATTTTTACGAGCGTCATTGTTTTGGCCATTGTCTTTATCGTTGTAGTCGGGCTTAGTTTGCCTTATTACTTACATGACTTTAAAAATTTTTGGCCACAAATCTTAGCCGAAGCCCACGGCATGATATTCGACATTGCTGTAATCGGTATCTTGTTATTCTGGTTAAATCAAAATGGCGAAATGCGTCAACGGATCCGCACTTATAAAGACGAGATTGATGACTTCCGTTTGTGGGAATCGGAAGAAGCTGCCTTCCGGACGGTGGGTAATATCAAGCGCTTGAACCGACACAAGATTCATGAAATCAATTTGGTCAACTGCAATTTAACGCGCACCAATTTGAACTATGTGAACCTACATGGTTCGAATTTAAATTCAACAAATTTGGTAAACGCATCATTGATTGAAACGAATTTAGAAAACACTCGACTCAACCAAACAAACCTAGAGAACGCAAATTTAAATCAGGCAAATTTGAAAGGCGCTTACGCCAGTGGGGCTAACTTTAAAGATGCCTTTTTGATTAAAACACAATTTGAAAATGCATTTTTAATCAAGGCTAATTTTAAGAATGCATTTCTGATGGAGGCCAATTTGCAAAACAGTTATTTGATGGGTGCCGATTTTGAAAATGCAAGTTTGTACAAAGCAGACCTGCGTGGAGCAAAAGGATTGACTGTTGAGCAATTGTCGAAAGCGAAAACACTTTATCTAGCTAAGTTTGACGATGAAGTATTGGAACAAATCAAAACTGCCGTTCCCGAATTGGCTGGCGCTTAG
- the mgtE gene encoding magnesium transporter, protein MQFVEFELTTEFRDRFQQALDERDGAFIVESLENINPADITTLLYEFNSEESKYVLDLLSLEVRSKIINDLDADTRKKFLTIYEPSEITEVVNQLDSDDAADILNELPIKTSEEIISRLDADLKSQVIDLLRYDENVAGGLMAKELIKARSDWSVVQCVEEIRKQAENVTKFYAVYVVDDQDKLLGRVALQKLILSDSKTIVKDIYDDDVVSVETYMEDLEVAEIMKKYDMESVPVVNSQGQLVGRITIDDVVDVITEQAEEERQIMSGISENVEEDDTVWKNTRARLPWLLIGILGGMLSARFMGFFEMELAKMAAIAFFVPLIQATGGNVGIQSSSLVVQSLVSPSFVDEGLYRRLSKVFSVALLNGFFLSVIVLGATILLFGNQRLSFVVSIALFGVVIFSSFVGTITPLILNRLGFNPALASGPFITTTSDLLGLSVYFLTIHLLL, encoded by the coding sequence ATGCAATTTGTAGAATTTGAGTTAACCACTGAGTTTCGCGACCGCTTTCAACAAGCCTTGGATGAGCGTGATGGTGCTTTTATTGTGGAAAGTCTGGAGAACATTAATCCAGCAGATATCACAACACTCCTATACGAGTTCAATAGCGAAGAATCAAAGTATGTACTAGACTTGCTTTCGCTAGAGGTACGATCTAAAATTATTAATGACCTTGACGCAGATACACGTAAAAAATTTCTAACAATATACGAACCCTCCGAAATAACAGAAGTAGTTAATCAACTGGACTCAGACGATGCAGCAGATATTTTAAACGAGCTGCCCATCAAAACCAGTGAAGAAATTATTTCGCGACTCGATGCCGACTTGAAATCACAAGTCATTGATCTGCTCCGTTATGATGAAAACGTTGCCGGTGGGTTGATGGCAAAGGAGTTGATCAAAGCACGAAGCGATTGGTCAGTGGTGCAGTGCGTGGAAGAAATACGCAAACAAGCAGAAAATGTAACCAAGTTTTATGCGGTCTATGTAGTGGATGATCAGGATAAACTATTGGGAAGAGTAGCACTTCAAAAATTGATTCTCTCTGATTCTAAAACCATCGTAAAAGATATTTATGATGACGATGTAGTTTCGGTGGAGACGTACATGGAAGACTTGGAAGTTGCCGAGATCATGAAAAAGTATGACATGGAATCGGTGCCAGTAGTCAATTCACAAGGGCAACTGGTAGGAAGAATTACGATTGATGACGTAGTGGACGTAATTACTGAGCAGGCAGAAGAAGAGCGCCAAATCATGTCAGGTATCTCAGAAAATGTTGAAGAAGACGATACAGTATGGAAAAATACCCGTGCGCGTTTGCCGTGGTTGTTGATTGGAATACTTGGAGGCATGTTGAGCGCTCGGTTTATGGGCTTTTTTGAAATGGAACTAGCAAAGATGGCCGCCATCGCCTTTTTTGTTCCGCTCATACAAGCTACGGGCGGCAACGTGGGCATTCAATCCTCTTCGCTAGTGGTACAGAGTTTGGTCAGCCCTAGCTTTGTAGACGAAGGCCTCTATAGAAGATTGAGCAAAGTTTTCAGTGTTGCTTTACTGAATGGTTTTTTTTTATCGGTAATTGTTTTAGGAGCAACCATTTTGCTTTTCGGCAACCAGCGGTTATCATTTGTTGTATCAATTGCTCTTTTTGGAGTAGTGATTTTCTCCTCGTTTGTTGGCACGATCACACCCTTAATCTTAAACCGATTGGGATTTAACCCTGCATTAGCATCGGGCCCCTTTATTACCACCACCAGCGATTTGCTGGGGCTTAGTGTTTACTTCCTCACCATCCATTTGTTGCTTTAA
- the rsmA gene encoding 16S rRNA (adenine(1518)-N(6)/adenine(1519)-N(6))-dimethyltransferase RsmA: protein MVRPKKSLGQHFLKDSGIAQRIVDALQLPAGKNAVMEIGPGTGVLTQYLAKNPNIDLTVVELDRDSVAYLKQHYPTLQPKIIEGDFLDLDLTSITRSNFHIIGNFPYNISSQIFFKVLENRSQVRQVVCMLQKEVADRIAEKEGSKTYGILSVLLQAYYDIEFLFKVPPGVFFPPPKVMSGVIRLMRNKRETLGCDEVLFKKVVKQSFQNRRKTLRNALKPLNLIASIYAVPLMDKRAEQLSVEQFISLTKLIEQGQCNL from the coding sequence ATGGTTCGCCCAAAAAAATCACTCGGTCAGCATTTTCTAAAAGACTCAGGCATTGCCCAACGCATTGTTGATGCCCTTCAACTGCCCGCAGGAAAAAATGCAGTGATGGAAATTGGACCCGGCACCGGTGTGTTAACTCAATACCTTGCCAAAAACCCTAACATAGACCTAACAGTGGTTGAACTAGATCGCGATTCTGTTGCCTATCTGAAGCAGCACTATCCTACCCTGCAGCCCAAAATCATAGAAGGGGATTTTTTAGATTTGGATTTAACCTCCATCACGAGGTCAAATTTTCACATCATTGGCAATTTTCCCTATAACATCTCTTCACAGATTTTCTTTAAGGTATTGGAAAACCGAAGCCAAGTGCGGCAGGTGGTGTGCATGCTACAAAAAGAAGTGGCAGATCGGATTGCCGAGAAAGAAGGAAGTAAAACGTATGGTATTCTAAGCGTGTTGTTGCAAGCTTATTATGATATTGAGTTTTTGTTTAAAGTGCCACCGGGCGTTTTTTTCCCACCACCCAAAGTGATGTCGGGCGTGATCCGATTGATGCGAAACAAGCGCGAAACATTGGGCTGCGATGAAGTGCTTTTCAAAAAAGTGGTGAAGCAATCTTTTCAAAACCGAAGGAAGACCTTGCGAAACGCACTCAAACCTCTAAATTTGATCGCCTCAATTTATGCAGTGCCGCTTATGGACAAGCGGGCAGAGCAATTGTCGGTAGAGCAGTTTATTTCGTTGACTAAATTGATTGAACAAGGGCAATGCAATTTGTAG